ATCCTGGCTGCAGAGAATATCACCCGGAGACAGTGCGATGCCGCACTGACAGAGTTTTATCGGCAGCATCTCCTGTTCATTGTAGAGCCTTCCCTGTAGGTCGATACAGCCGACCTGGCGTACCCGGTCATCCTGCAAAACCAGGTGCACGGTGGCTGAACGGGCGTTTACCATGCGCTTGAAGACACCCATATACTCCAATAGCAGCTCGTCAAGATTTTCCGACTGATTGATACCCGCCGCCACATCGTACAACACTTGCAGGGAGGTGGTCTTCTGGGCGAGTCGTGCTGTCTGGCGGGCCACCCGAACCTCCATATCCTCGTAGATATCGGTAAGCTCCTCGCTGAGACTATCGATATCGCGGGCCATGCCGCTGAGCACACCGGTCTGTTCATGACCCTTGCTGGCAACCGGTTCGCCCTGACAGACCTGATTGACGAATTGTTCCAGCGACGACAGTGGATGCAATAGTTGACTGCGAAGGCGTATCAGCACCAATATCAGGGAAAAGAGTGTCAACACTATGCTTAACAACAGTACAACCTGCAATGTGGAACGTCCCTGCTGATAACTGAACATTATCAATACAGTAAACAGGCTTGCCACGACACTGCCACCCAAAATCGATATGGGCAGGAGCAGGTTACCGGTAAACAGGATTCTCAGGCTTGGCCAGTGCTTCGAATCGATCAAACCCTCGATCCAGGTTAATTTATCTTGCGGACGATCATTACCCCCGGCAATGTCAGGGACTTTGTTCATCGACAGCTGTTCCTCTTCGGCTTGCATAGACAGACTCTATCACGAACCCGGAATTACGGTCAGTTTGACCCGCGGGTTTGGCTCATCACCTCTTCCAATCTGACCACACGCCAGGCAAACAGTGCTTCACCCAGTGCCTGCCCCTCCAGTCCGGAAAGGACCAGTTCCTCAGGCATAGGTGAACCCAGGAGTTCAGCCGAATATTCCAATTTGGGTAACAGACTTTCCACCTGCTGCGGCCACAAACCGTGCGATGCCGCAACAAAGCGGCGAAAACGCACGGGTTGTCGCTTTGGATTGAGGATCGCCACGAATCGGAGTATTTGCTCGGCTTGTTCCGCTTCCTGGGAGAGCCGATGGAATCGCAACAAGTCATGCAGTAATTGCCGATCCGCCTTTTCGATGCGCAGTTGCCGCATCCATTGATCCGGCTGCGCGAGGCGCGAGGCGGTATCGAACAATGCCACGCCACACCGAACTACGGGATCTTCGCTCTCATTTGCAACCCGCTTCAGTGGCGCCGTAAATTCGTCCCTTGTCTTTTCTCCATGGCCACCTGAAACCATCCCTTCTGCCAGCTCTGGAAGCAACCGTTGCAGCGCTCCACAACGATGCAGGACTTCAAAAAAGCGCCAGGGTTGCGGGGTTGAGAATGCACCCTTCATCTCCCGCCAAATGCGTTCCGCATTCAAGCTCAGCAGGTCATCTGAAAGCGCCATCTTTTTCATCAGGGCATGGGTTCCGTGCGCCACCCGAAACCCCCAACAACCCAACTTGGCGGCGAATCGCGCAATCCGCAGCAGACGTACCGGATCCTCGGTAAATGCGTTTGTAATATGACGTAGCACGCCACTGTCGAGATCATCACGCCCGCCGCAGATATCGATCAAGCCTCCACCCTCAGTCATCGCCATGGCATTGATGGTCAGATCTCTTCGCAGCAGGTCCTGTTCAAGCGTGATATGCGGGCCATATTCGACCTGAAAACCTTTATAACCCGTCGCCGTCTTCACCTCGGTGCGTGCCAAGGCATACTCCTCACCGGTTTCGGGATGCAGGAACACAGGAAACTCACTGTCGGCACGCCGAAAACCGGCGTCCAGCATCTCATCAGGGGTTGATCCGACCACGACCCAGTCACGCTCAGTGACCACCAGATCCAATAGCTGGTCACGCACCGCACCACCGACCAGGTAGATCTTCATTCATGCCACCCGTGGATATAGCCTTCCCCG
This sequence is a window from Candidatus Thiodiazotropha sp. LNASS1. Protein-coding genes within it:
- the cca gene encoding multifunctional CCA tRNA nucleotidyl transferase/2'3'-cyclic phosphodiesterase/2'nucleotidase/phosphatase (catalyzes the addition and repair of the essential 3'-terminal CCA sequence in tRNAs without using a nucleic acid template; phosphohydrolase activities include hydrolysis of pyrophosphate, 5'-nucleoside tri- and diphosphates, NADP, and 2'-AMP with the production of Pi, metal-dependent phosphodiesterase activity for 2',3'-cAMP, 2',3'-cGMP, and 2',3'-cCMP, and hydrolysis 2',3'-cyclic substrates with the formation of 2'-nucleotides and 3'-nucleotides; these phosphohydrolase activities are probably involved in the repair of the tRNA 3'-CCA terminus degraded by intracellular RNases), coding for MKIYLVGGAVRDQLLDLVVTERDWVVVGSTPDEMLDAGFRRADSEFPVFLHPETGEEYALARTEVKTATGYKGFQVEYGPHITLEQDLLRRDLTINAMAMTEGGGLIDICGGRDDLDSGVLRHITNAFTEDPVRLLRIARFAAKLGCWGFRVAHGTHALMKKMALSDDLLSLNAERIWREMKGAFSTPQPWRFFEVLHRCGALQRLLPELAEGMVSGGHGEKTRDEFTAPLKRVANESEDPVVRCGVALFDTASRLAQPDQWMRQLRIEKADRQLLHDLLRFHRLSQEAEQAEQILRFVAILNPKRQPVRFRRFVAASHGLWPQQVESLLPKLEYSAELLGSPMPEELVLSGLEGQALGEALFAWRVVRLEEVMSQTRGSN